The genomic stretch CAGGCTTTTTATTGATAACCCGAAGCTCATCTGCACATCTGTAATCTGCACATCAAAACAGGGTCAGCCTGAGCCCGTCGAAGGGCGTGCGTAAAGGCCCTCCCCGCCGTGCTTCGACAAGCTCAGCATGACAGCCGCATATGCATCCGTCCGTCCGTCCGCAGGTGCGACAACTAATTACAAATGCGGACACCTACAATCTGCACATCTGCTACACCAGCACATCGCCTAAATCAACACCGGCTTTTTTATCAGCATCGGTTGCCTGTTGCTCTAACAGGCGCGATACCTCAAACCGGGTGCCCGGCATCGCCCTTTTTAACTGCCCGGCTTTGGCCACCCATTTATCATAAGCATTTACATCGGGGAACAGCATTACCTGCCTGTTTTGCAGCACACGGCATTTATCGGCATTAAGCCCATCTAAACTGCCGCTGGCCAGCCATATAAACGCAGGCATTAACGCACTGGCTATTATGGCGGTTTTCTCGCTCTCGACAATAGCTACAGGCTTATATGGCGATGTGATCAACAAATGTTCGCCAAAAAGGCATTGGTTAAGGGTAAAATTTATAGTTTGCTGTTGGCTGTTTGCAGTTAGCTTATCATCGCTGCCCACTGCTGACTGTAGGCTGCCCACTTGTTTTAGTAGTTGCGTGTGTGCCCAGGTAATGTGGTTATAAGGCTGCTTTACCCGCTTGCCGGTGGTTTTATTGTACAGCATTATTTTGCCTGTGCGCACGTAGCCGTTGCCATCCAGTTGCCAAAATATTGTTGCGCCGTGCCAATGGCTGCTGGTGCCAATGCGGTATCGGCCCACAAGGGTATCGGCAATATCAAAGCCGAAACGCGTAATAAGGTACTGTACAAAATGGTTGTCTGCATAGTTTACAAAGCTATCGTTTACATAGTCGGGGTGTATGTAATACTCTGTAGCCGGTTTAGGTTTGGCCGTTTGCTTGGCACGCTTTGTTATGGGCCGGTTGCTTATGGCCAGCGGATAATTGCCCACCTGGCTAAAATACTGGCGCGGGGTAAAATGGTAGCCGCAATTATCAACCCTATCGCACAGGCCAACATGCGGCGCAAGCTGCCCGCCGCTTTCAATATCAATATATAACGTAAATGTTTTGGTGCGATGGTTGCACCTCGGGCAACGATACCGCGATTGCGTACCCTTATAAGGTTGTAATTGGTACTTATTCATATATGTTGTTAGATGTGCAGATTACAGATGTGCAGATTACAGATGTGCAGATTTGGAGTTTAGAACTTAGAGCTTAGATCTTTAGAATTTCAATTCCCTCCTGTCCGTCCGTCCGCAAAGGGTGGGTTACCCCTGCGGACGGACGCTTTGCTTACCTGCCTATGCTTTGTTTAAGGGCGTGCATTTTTATGAGCCTGTCGGCCTTTTGGTGCGATATGTTTAGTGCCTTGCCAATTTCGCGCAGGCTTAGGCCCTCGTTGTTTAAATCAACCGCTTTTTGTACCATTTGCTCGGTTACGGCTTCGCTTTTGCGCTTAAGCTGCTCCCACTCCTGCCCGTAGTTTAAAAACTCGTAGTGTAAAAAGTTATGGGGCTTGCTTATCTGGCAAATACACACATTGCTTTCGCCGTAAACCTGCTCGGTATTGCGTTGTTTTATTTGCTTAAGGTAGCGCAGGTTGTTATCGGCATTGCTTTCGCCAATGGTAAAGGCACTATCGCAAAAGTTCATCAGCATTTTACTGCCCTGCAAATCGTTACGGGTAATAGGCTGGCTAAGGTCGCGCTTGGGGGTATGTGCCAGCACCAGTATGCTTAGGTCGTACTTGTTTTTAAGCGTTTTAAGCTGTTTCATTAAAGGCAGTGCACCGTTGGCCTGCTCGGTTTCGTTACGCAGGTAGGTAAGGTTATCAATAATAAGCACCTTGGTACCGGTTTGTACAACAGCCTGCTCCAGCTCGTATATCAGGTGCTGGTCAAAATCGGTAAAGCCTTCGGGCAGCTCGCTATCGGGGTTAATTTTGCCACGTAAAAAGTTGCTGTTAAACAGGTAGTGGTGCCCGTAGTTTAAGCTGTAGCGTGCCTCAAACTGTTTATCGGTAAGCTCAAAATCGCAGTAAATAACGGGTTGTGCCAATGCCTCAACCTCAAAAGGGTGCTGGCTAATGCCTTTGGTAATAGCATCGGCAATTTGTACGGCCAATATACTTTTGCCCAGGTTGCTATCGGCAAAAAGTATGCATACCTCGCCCTGGTGCCAAAACTTGCCAAAAAGCATTTGGGGTATAGCACGCTGGCTGGCCTCGTTCATCCAGTAGTTGGCACCACGCACCATCAGCACGCTATCGGTAGTTTCTTGCTGTGGTTGGGTAAGCTGGTTTAAACTGGCTTGTTGTAGTTGTGCGGCATCAATGCGCATGCCGCTGTTAGGGTTGTTTGGATACATTGTTTATGTTGATTATGTTATTTGCTACGTGGTTGCTACGCGGTCATTTAATGAATACGGCAAAATGACCCAATGACCCAATGACCAAATGATCAATAGATGAGTGAAACGAATACAATCCCCCCAATAACCATATTTATATAAGGCTTTCGCTGCAAGGCGGGTTAGGCAGGCAGCGCTATAGTACGATGGTTGTAAAGGTGTCCGTCCGTTTAAAGGTGCGACAATGTTTGGACGGTGCGGACAGTGTGTTATTAAAAGCCTGTACGGCTGAAGGGATATTACAAATATAAAGATAAATCTTTAATTATCAAGAATAAATTGTAAAATAATGGGGTGTAAAACCTACCCCAACAAAAAAAGAGAAATATTTATAGCAGCACCAACAAAAAATACGAAGAATTTATAGGGAGAGGGACAAAAAAGTGAAAAAAGGGTCTTAATATGTAAAAAGGACAAAAAGGGGCTGTCCGCAGGTGTCCAAAGCGTCCAAAGTGGCCGAGGGGGTAAGGGTAGGGAGCGGACGGACGGGGGGAGATGATGGATTTTTTTATACATTTAAGCATGGAAAATGAATTGCCTAAAATTACATATCTATTTGGGGCTGGGGCCAGTGCTTTAAAACTGCCAACAATTAAAGGTCTTCCTGATCGGATAAAGTTTGTTAAGGACTATCTTGATAAATCGTACATATATCCGGAAGATGAGGTAATGACAGTCAACAACTTTAGTTTTAAAGCAAAGATGCCAAACAATTTATCCTAGATGGGTTTGATAAGCTTTATAATGCGTCACAAAATCATTCTACTGTAGATACATACGCGAAAAAGCTGCATTTGACAAGTAGAAGTAGTGAGGTGAATGAATTGGTTTTTATTCTTGCATTGTACTTTAATCTTGAACAAAAGATTGTCGGTGTAGATCCCAGATACAACACATTTTTAATATCGATATTAAATTCCTCAGCATACCAGTTTCCGTCAAATCTGAAATTTTTAACGTGGAATTATGATTTACAGTTTGAATTGGCATATCAGAAACTGTTAGATGACCATACTGATAGCTTGCAGTACAGTAAATTTAATAAAAATGAGAACAGTTGGAAAAAGGAAGAATTCAACTCAATAAAAATAAATGGGTCTTGTAATATGATTGATAAATCATTTGGAAGCTTTTATCATTTGATTAAAAATATATCATCAGATAAGGTTGATCTTGAAGATATAGATTGGGCTCTGAAATACGGGTTTTGCCATATAAAAAATAGAAGAGAGTTTTCTAGTGCCCGGGTAAATATAAACTTCGCTTGGTATAATGATACTGACAAACTAAATAAAATAGCAGCTTTACATGATACAACGGAGGTATTGGTTGTAATTGGATATTCATTTCCTTTCTTCAATAGGGATGTTGATAGAAAGATAATTAGATCTATGTTTAGGTTGAAGAAAATTTATATTCAAGATCTGTACCCTAATGATATAGTAAATAGATTTTTATCGATATTGCCAAATTGGAAAAAACAAGAAATCGAAATCATTCCCATAAATACAGCCGAAGAGTTTTTTTTACCACCTGAATTATAGATTCCAGTTACCGCACCCTACCACCTCTGCTTTAAACCCGTCCGCACCGTCCACCCACTGTCGCATCTCCAACGGACGGACACCCTGCAATCTGCACATCTATCATCTGCATATCTGCACCTCATCGGTGTAATCAAAAAAACACCATCGGTGTAATCAAAAAATAATTATCTTAAACCCCAATTACAAACCATAATAAAAACCAATACCGTTTATATATGAAAATTGCTATGCTGGGTTCGGGCTTTATCGCGCGTTTCTATGCCGACTCGTTAATTGGCCACCGCCGAACCGATGTGCTGCACGCCGTGTACAGCAGGGATATTAACAAAGCCAAACAATTTGCCCACGATTATAAGCTGCCCGTGTATAGCGATAGCCTGCACGATGTAGTAAACAACCCCGATGTGGATGTAGTGGTCATCAGCCTCCCTAACGATTTGCACCTTGCCGCTGTTGAGGCCTGCGCCAAGGCGGGCAAGCATGTGCTGTGCACCAAACCCCTGGGCCGCACCGCTGCCGAGGCTAAACAAATGCTGGATGCCGTAGAGGCTGCCGGCGTTATGGGCGGCTACCTGGAGGATTTATGCTACACCCCCAAGTTTAATAAAAGCCTTGCCAGTGTAAAGGCGGGCGCGCTGGGCCGTGTATTATGGGCCAAAAGCCGCGAGGCACACCCCGGCCCCCACAGCAACTGGTTTTGGGATAAAACGCAAAGCGGCGGCGGCGCCATTGTCGATCTGGGTTGCCACTGTATCGAAATTGCCCGCAGCTACATAGGCAAGCACATTAAACCTGTAGAGGTGATGTGCTGGGCGGCTACGCAGGTGCACCCTATTGATGCCGAAGACAATGCTATTGGTATGGTAAAGTATGCCAACGGCGCCATAGGGCAGTTTGAGGTAAGCTGGTGCTTCCGCGGCGGTATGGACCTTCGCGACGAGGTGATGGGCACCGAGGGCACTATTTGGATAAACAACTTTTTGCGTACCGGCTTTGATATGTTTAGCACCGGCAAGGGCGGCGGTTACGTTGCCGAAAAGGCCGAAAGCAGCAGCGGCTGGCTTTTCCCCGTTGGCGACGAGGTGAACGAGCTGGGCTACAACCACATGTTTACCGATATGTTTGAGGCTATTGAGCAGCAGCGCCCGCCAGCCGAAACCTTTTACGATGGCTACGTGGTAAACGCCATTATTGATGCGGCCTACGCATCGGCCAAAAGCGGCGTGTGGGAACCCGTAAACCTTACCGACTGGCGCGGCGATACCGATACCAAAATAGCCACCGAGTTTGCCAATTATAACGAGCAGTACTACTTGATAAAAGAAGAGATACTACCCCACGGCGATAAAAAGCTGTTACTAAAAGATAAAGTAACAGGCGAAGTGGTGGTGAGGGATTTGTAGGTTGGTGAGTGGTGAGCAGTTAAGTGGTGAGTAGTTGTATAGCGACTCATAAAGGCGACTGCGGGAAGCCTCACCCAAACCCTCTCCAAAGGAGAGGACATTTTTAAAAAGTCTCCCCCTTATGGAAGAGATTTAGAGGGGGCTTGCAGATTGTCTGCACCGCTGATTGGTTTGATTGGAGGATTAGCTTGATTATGTGGAGAGTACTTGTTTAGAAGAGGTATCGAACGAGCGTAAAGGCCCGACAAAAAACCGGGCCAAAAGGTAAAGGCCTGTGTGGGGAAGGATTTTTTTGTCTTGATTTTTTGCTTCTTTTTCATCAAGGAAAAAGAAGGAGCCCTGCCGCGGCGGTGAGCGGGGCCACATAAGTTTGAAATACATAACTCGTTACTCGTCCTGCATAGAGATTGCTTCGTACCTCTCAATGACGCTTGAATACAATGACCCAATGACAGCGAAGCGTAATGACACAATGAATTAATGACCATGAACAGAAGAAACTTCATCTACAACACTACCTTATTAGCAGCGGCAGCAGCCACACAGGCCTGTACGCGGACTATTGCCCACCATACACCTGCCGCAGGTATACAGCTTTATATGCTGCGCGATGAGATGGCTGCCGATACCCCCGGTACGCTTAAAAAGCTGGGCCAGCTGGGCTATACGCAAATAGAAAGCTATGGCGGCGATAAGGGCGTGTTTTGGGGGATGACCAACACCGATTTTAAAAAGCTGGCTGCCGATAACGGGTTAAGCCTCATCAGCACGCACTATAACGATGGCACCCCGCAGGAGTTTGAAAGGCTTGCCGCCCGGTGTGCCGAAGTTGGTATGAAGTACCTGATATGCCCATGGCTTGGCCCCCAAAAAAGCATCGACGATTTTAAACGCTTCGCGGATGTGTTTAACCAACGGGGCACCGTTTGCCAAAAGTACGGCCTGCGCTACGGCTACCACCCCCACGATTACCCCTACCAACCTGTGGACGGACGCCTGCCCATTGATGTACTGCTAAAACACACCGACCCCGATTTGGTATACTACCAAATGGATGTATACTACACCGTAACACAGGGGCAGGACCCTTATGCCTATTTAAGCCAACACAAGGGCCGCTTTAAGCTAATGCACATGCGAGATGTATTAAAGCAACGCCTGCCGGCAGGCAGTAAAGAGGAATCGGCTTGCGATTTAGGCGAGGGGGTAATCAACTTCCCCAAACTCATCGCGGCAGCAGAAGATAACGGTATGGAGTACTTTTTTGTTGAGCAAAGCCGCTACCTAAACGAAACCCCGCTGCAAAGCGCGCAAAAAAATGCCGCCTACCTAAAAGGCATGCGGCTGGTGTAACTATTGATTTTTTTGGAGTTTGGCTATAGTAAAAATACCCTAAAGTACTGCTGGGCATATTCGCCCCAGCTTTTAAGGGCTTTGTTAAGGGTGGTTACCAGCCCTTTATAATCAACCGCCTTGCCTTTATTGGGCACTTTAAGGGCAGTTTCGGCAACCGGCATATCGGTTACCTTGGTGGCAAACCAGGTAATGTTATCGTGTGGCAGGGCAACACCAAGTATCATACCCGGCAACCCTGTAAATGATTCGGGCCCGCCCGATACAGGTATCTCATCGCTGTAAAAAGCCACCACATAAACCGAATCCATTACGATGGCGTTGGCGCGGCGGCAGGTAAAGCCTGCAATTTCGCGGGTTTCGTCGGTTATTTTCCAGTTTATCTTGCGTACGGTATCTTTTACCAAAAACTGCTCTTCAAATACCTTTTTGTTGGTGGTGCTTACATTCGTATTAAGGTCGGTATAAACAATGTTATTTTGCGTAGCCGATGGCTCGTTACCAAACCAGCCGTTGCCTGTAGTTTCGGGCGCGGGGGCTGGGTTAAAAAAGGTTTTGTTGCCGGTAAAGGTTAAGGTGCTTACCAGTGTTTTGAATTGCGGCTGTGTTTTTTTGTATTGCTCAAAGGCCTGTTGGCCAAAGCTGTTATCTTCCTCTTTACCCAGGCGTTTTTTGATAATGGCATACATGTTTACCTTCTTTTCGTACTCGATGGTACCTGCTGTGGTAAAGTGCGCGTTTTGTGCCAATAAGCTGCTGCTAACAAAGCAGGCAAGCAATAATAGTAATATTGAATTTTTCATCTTCGTTATTTTTTTGGAGCCCCGCCGCCCAGTTTGTTAAAGTCCCAGATAACGGATAGCATAAAGTATCGTTTAATTGTAGTGTAGCGGCTTTGGTTGATGCTTTGCCCGTCGGCATTGCGGCTAAAGCCCTGATTTTGGTTCAGTAAATCGTTACCGCTAAGGCTTAGCTTAAGGGTTTCGTCTTTCATGAAAGATTTGGTTAGGTTGGCATTCACAATAAACTGCCTAAAATCGGTAGCAAAAGATTGTGTTGCTGCCTGGTAAGTATAATCGCCATCGGCACCCACCTGTATTTTACCGGGCAGGTAAACGTTAAAGCGTGCGTTGCCGCTAAAACCGCGGCCATTGTTATTCAGGTCGGGTTGTAACGATGATTGCCCGGTAGAGTAGGTAGGGCCTGCCTGTATACTAAAGTTATACTTTTTAGCCACGTATTTGTCGATGCTTAAGCCACCGCGGTAACTATTGGACGTAGTTTTGTTTAAAGCACTGTTTTTTAAGCTAAAGTAGGTACTGCCGTTAACATTAAAGTTTAAGCCTATATAAAATTCGGGGTTAGGTATTTTACGGCTTAGGTAAACACTGCCATAAAAGTTTGAAGGCTTTTTACCCGGCAGGTTTAAATACTGTATAGTGCTTTTACCTGTAGTATCGGTAGTGATGTTGCTTACAATAGGGTTAGTAGTAACCGAGTACGAACCATTTAACCATATAGATTGCCCGCTAAGTACCTTATAGGAGTTGTAGTTGGCAGATACACGGTGTGTAAACGATGGATCTAAATTCGGGTTACCTAATGTGATATTCAACGGATCGTTGTTGATGCGTATAGGTTGTATTTGGTCTATAGTAGGTTGTGTAGGGTTGCCATTATAGTTAAACCTGAACGACTGCTGCTGCGATATACGATACTGGTAGCTGGCCTGCGGGTTCCAGTTGGTAAAGCTACGCTTAAAGGCATTGCCGGTTTCTTCGTCAACCTGTTTAAACCTTACATCAGATACCTTGGTACCAAAGTTTAAGGTTTGCTTGCCTTTTTTGTAGTTGAATATGGCACCACCCTGGTTAGCAAACTGGTTAAATTTATAGTTGCTGCTCAACGAGTCGTTTAGTAAATTATAAACACCCGGTGCCGATTGATCAAACGATTGCCTGTTAGAGTTGGCATTGTTGATATTAACCCCATAGTTTAATACCAATGAAAAGCTTTTGCTTAAGGGCTCGGTATAAGTGGCGTTAGAAAGGAATTTGGTGCTTTTTGTGTCGTTGGTTTTATACTGGTCAACTACCTTAGTACTATCTAATATGCCCTTGGTGTAGTAATCGGTATGGGCATTCAAATAACCTTGGGCCTTGCTATCGTTTATGCCGGTAGCTAAGCTAACCGAAAAGGTACGGCCTGCCTTTTTAAGCTTTTTGTTATAAAATGCGGTGGCATTAAATATTTTACCATCGGCATCGTTTGTTAAATGGCGATCTTGCTTGTTTAGCAATAAATCATTCTCAAAGCTTTGCGAGTTATCTGAGGTTCGGGTTTTGGTATTTTTAACCGTACCATCAACCGTAAATTTAAGGTTTGATGTAGTATCTAACTTAACCTGGAACATCGCATCCAGCTTTTGCCTGAATACCGAGTTGTTTGTGGTTTCGTCGGAATTGCTGTTTAACACCCTACCCGGCAAATTATTTTGCGTTAAGGTATTGGCAGTGCCGTTAACAGATAGGTCGCCAATTTTATAGTTGGTATTAATAGATTCTTTATCAGCGTTCCATTTATTATCAAAGTGTAAACCACCTGTGCGTGCAATGGGTATGCCACGGCCATTGTAACGGCCATCCCACGATTCCAGATCATCGTCATCTCCGCCGTTAATATATATCTCGCCGCTATCGCCAAACTGTAGCCCTTCTGATGTGCCCAGTTTGTTGTTGTCTTCCCAGCCTAAGCCGGTTTTACCTGTGTTACTCACCGTAGTATAGGCCGAAAACTTCTTTTTCCCTTTAAAACGGTTATATAAGCCCTGGCCCTGGTAAAAGCCATCGGTACCAATGCCTGCATCTACCTTGCCAAAGTAGCCGTTCTTTTTATCTTCTTTTAGCTTAATGTTGATGGTTTTGGTTTTCTCTCCGTCATCAATACCGGTAAAGGTGGCCTGGTCGCTTTTTTTATCGTAAAGCTGTACTTTATCTACCATATCGGCACGTATGTTTTTGGTAACCAGGGTAGGGTCATCGCCAAAAAACTCCTCGCCATCAACCAATACCTTTGGTACGGCCTGGCCCTGTGCGGTAATTTTACCATCCTTATCTACCTGCATGCCGGGTAGCTGACGTATCAGGTCTTCTACCTTCATATTAGGCTCTATTTTAAAAGCCTTGGGGTTAAACTCGGTGGTATCGCCTTTGATTTTAATGGCAGCTACTGATCCTTTTACAATCACTTCTTTTAACAAGCGCGATTTTAGCAGTAAGCTAACGTTGCCGAAGTCGTGGGTTGATTTTACCGAATCTAACGTAAATTTTTCTACGTAATCAGCATAGCCGGGGTAGGTGATCAGCAAAATAAAATTGCCTTTGTTTAGGTTGCTCATGCTAAAGCTACCGTTAGGGGCAACACGCGTAAATTTCCTTAAAGTAGAATCTTTGGCGTTTAAAATGCTGACAGAAGAATTGGATAATTTAACGTTTGATACAGTATCGGCCACGGTGCCTTTAACTGAGTAGTTTGTTTGCGCAAGGCAAGCAAAGGAGCACAAGCATTGCAGTACGAGTGCTGTAATAAAAATTTTCATTCGTGAGGTTTAAGGATAGCTAAGTTATAACTAAAAACTTAGTAATTAAATTTACACTTGTTAAAAAGTGTTAAATATAGCCTCACATATGTTAAAGTCACATAATTGTTACTTATGCGTGCAAACACATATTAACAATGTATAATGTAATTTTTTTTAAAATACTAAAAAGTAAAGGGGCTTTCGTAAGTAGCAAAGGCGGGAAGTTCCTGATCTTTAGCCGATAACAGGGCGTCTCGTTCATCTATACCCCAACCAATAGCCAGTGTAGGATCGTTCCAAACGATGCCTGTTTCTGATGCTTTATCGTAATGATTGGTTACTTTATAAGTAAATATGGTATCGTCTTCTAATGTTACAAAACCGTGCAGGCAACCTACGGGTATCCATAATTGCAGTTTGTTTTTAAACGATAATTCAACACTTATATGGCGGCCATAAGTTGGCGATCCTTTGCGCGCATCTACCGCAACATCAAGTACGGCACCTTGCACTACACTAACCAGTTTACCCTGGCCAAATGGATTAGCCTGGGCATGCAAGCCACGCAGCGTTCCTTTTTTTGACATGGATTGATTGTCTTGCACAAAATCTTCGTTTATGCCGGCTTTTAACAGTGTTTGCTTGTTATAGCTTTCATAAAAATAGCCTCTGTCATCGGTAAAAACTTTGGGTTCTAATATCAATACGCCGGGGATAATGGTTTCGGTAACGGTCATGGTTAGTCTACGGTTTTCATTAAAGTATTAAACATTACAAACTTTTCGGGGAAGCGCTGGTGATGTGCATCCTGAAAACGGAACAAGTGTTTATCATAAAAACCGTTAAAATCTTCAATAGAATCGGCATTATACTGGATACAATAAGTAGTGCCCTCGTTTGGCGAATCAACAATGTTCAATATCCTGTACGAGCTAAAGTGCCCTGTTGCCATTACAGCGGGTATATGCTCTTCTTTAACCCATTGCAGCCATTCCTGCTCAATGGCATCATCTAAAATAAAAGTATCGTTATATACAATCATGCTGTAAAAATACCGATTGCATTTGATTTTGCAGATTTTAAATTTATTTCAACTATTAATAACCCCAACGTAGTTGCAATGTCCGAAGCGGTAGCTATATCGGACGGACGGACACCCAAATGACTACACGTTTAGCGGTTGCTTTGTGGCTATTGGTGCTGGTAGTGGAGTTGTGGAAACTCGCCTGCTACGTTCCATCGTTCTTATCGCCCCTTAACAGCCTGAAACGCTTTCGGGCATCGTTTAACCAAAGGCTGCCCTGGTAATTGCTTATTATTTTTTGGTAATAGGTTTTGGCCAGTTCGGGGTTGTTAAGTTTGGTTTCGTAAATATCGCCCAGCATAAATACCGCGTCATCGGCCCAAAGATCGTCGGCATGGCTTTCGGTAATTTTTTTGAGCAGCACAGTGGCATTGGTATAATCTTTTTGTTGTAGCAGTATACGCGCCTTTGCCATTAAAATATCGGCGGCAAGCAAATTGCCGGGATATAGTTTATCTATGCTATCCAGGGTTGTAAATGCCTTCGTGGTTTGCTCGGCAAATATCAACAGGTCGGCCCTTGCATAAAGTTTTAACGCACTGCCGCTGCTGTCAACCGCCAAATTATCGCTTATTAATAACGAAAGGTTAAGCGCATCGTTGGCTATTAATTGCGATGTGGCTGCTTTTAAAATATCCAATTGCCTGCGCGCCCAGTTAAAATCGCCGGTATAATAGGCCAGTTTAGCATTGCGCAAAAGTGCATCTTGCCCAATTTGGGTATTGACGTTGGCTTTTTCTACCTGGCTGTAAACCAACGTGGCATCCCATGGTTGGTTGTTCAGTAAGTAAATATCACCTAAATCCAGCTTGCAGCTTGCCAATAACTGCGGCCTTACACCGGGGATAGTTATTGTGCTCTCTAACAGTGTTTGGGCATCTTTTAATTTATGGAGTTTAAAAGCCTGTAGATTGGCCAGTTTTTGCAGGGCAAAAGCCGTATTGCGTGTACGGCCAAATTCGGCAAGCAGGTTTATATAATCGCTCTCCAAACTAAGCAGATCAGTCTGCGTGTACCTGCCGCTGGTCACCTTTAAGTTTTTGGTGTTAATGAGTTCTATTTTGGCCGCTACATAATTGGGGTCGTCTTTATTACCCTTACTGATAATATACTCGTACCCGCGTATAGCGGCATCATAAGCCTCGTTAGCCACCAGTGTTTTGCTAAGCTCGGCCACTTTACTGCCATCATCGTTTTGGCGGCGGCTTAGTGCAAGTACCTGGTTAAGGGCCTGGTCAAATTCCTTTTGCTGCAAAAACTGCCAGGTTAGCAAATCGGTGTATACCACCTGTTGCGGGTCTTTTTGTATTCTTTTTAGCAGGGCTGTTTTTAGCATCGCATAATCATCGGGCCCTTCGTATATCGATGAGAATGTGTTTTCGGCCTGGCTTAAAAATACCGGGTTAAGGGGTAAAAAGTTCAGGTACTCCTCGGTAAGTTCTACCTTATCGCGTTTGTAGCGGTAAAGGGTTATCAGTTCAAAACTAAACAGGGCATCGTTATTTAGCAGCTTACGGCCCTGCTTAAATATCTTCACAGCATAATCAACATTGGCATTCTGGTAAAATTGTGATGCCAGGCTGGCTATCTGGTTTTGGTCGGCAGGCAGGTTTTTGATCAGGTCGGCATAAATGGCTTCGGCTTTAGGCGTATTGCCTTGCTGGGTATAAACAGCGCCCAAAGCCACGGGGTACTCCATGTCGTCGGGGTGTTTTTTCATCATCTTTTTGGTGATGCTTTCGGCGTCATCAAATTTTTTGGCGGTAATTAAGCTGTTAAAATATTGCTGATAATAAGCCTCATTATCTTGCCGGTATAGCTTCTGGTATATGTCAAGGGCCTTTTGTGTTTCGCCATTGGCAGTATATTGGCGCGCCAATTCCAAATCGTTTGTTTGTGCAAAAACGGCTGTGTAAAGCAGTGTGAAAAATAAAATAAGCAGGTGTATACGCTTCATTCTTTTTATATATTTATAAGCCGTTTAGGCTTTTTTATATAACGCTTTAAGAGGGTAAAATTGTAGTGACATTGGTGTAAGGTTAATCAAAATAACTAATTTGACCCTTGTTTATTTAAGTTGACATCCATGTACGGTCGGTTCAGAT from Inquilinus sp. KBS0705 encodes the following:
- a CDS encoding sugar phosphate isomerase/epimerase — encoded protein: MTMNRRNFIYNTTLLAAAAATQACTRTIAHHTPAAGIQLYMLRDEMAADTPGTLKKLGQLGYTQIESYGGDKGVFWGMTNTDFKKLAADNGLSLISTHYNDGTPQEFERLAARCAEVGMKYLICPWLGPQKSIDDFKRFADVFNQRGTVCQKYGLRYGYHPHDYPYQPVDGRLPIDVLLKHTDPDLVYYQMDVYYTVTQGQDPYAYLSQHKGRFKLMHMRDVLKQRLPAGSKEESACDLGEGVINFPKLIAAAEDNGMEYFFVEQSRYLNETPLQSAQKNAAYLKGMRLV
- a CDS encoding AAA family ATPase; this translates as MYPNNPNSGMRIDAAQLQQASLNQLTQPQQETTDSVLMVRGANYWMNEASQRAIPQMLFGKFWHQGEVCILFADSNLGKSILAVQIADAITKGISQHPFEVEALAQPVIYCDFELTDKQFEARYSLNYGHHYLFNSNFLRGKINPDSELPEGFTDFDQHLIYELEQAVVQTGTKVLIIDNLTYLRNETEQANGALPLMKQLKTLKNKYDLSILVLAHTPKRDLSQPITRNDLQGSKMLMNFCDSAFTIGESNADNNLRYLKQIKQRNTEQVYGESNVCICQISKPHNFLHYEFLNYGQEWEQLKRKSEAVTEQMVQKAVDLNNEGLSLREIGKALNISHQKADRLIKMHALKQSIGR
- a CDS encoding Gfo/Idh/MocA family oxidoreductase, with the protein product MKIAMLGSGFIARFYADSLIGHRRTDVLHAVYSRDINKAKQFAHDYKLPVYSDSLHDVVNNPDVDVVVISLPNDLHLAAVEACAKAGKHVLCTKPLGRTAAEAKQMLDAVEAAGVMGGYLEDLCYTPKFNKSLASVKAGALGRVLWAKSREAHPGPHSNWFWDKTQSGGGAIVDLGCHCIEIARSYIGKHIKPVEVMCWAATQVHPIDAEDNAIGMVKYANGAIGQFEVSWCFRGGMDLRDEVMGTEGTIWINNFLRTGFDMFSTGKGGGYVAEKAESSSGWLFPVGDEVNELGYNHMFTDMFEAIEQQRPPAETFYDGYVVNAIIDAAYASAKSGVWEPVNLTDWRGDTDTKIATEFANYNEQYYLIKEEILPHGDKKLLLKDKVTGEVVVRDL
- a CDS encoding outer membrane beta-barrel protein, coding for MKIFITALVLQCLCSFACLAQTNYSVKGTVADTVSNVKLSNSSVSILNAKDSTLRKFTRVAPNGSFSMSNLNKGNFILLITYPGYADYVEKFTLDSVKSTHDFGNVSLLLKSRLLKEVIVKGSVAAIKIKGDTTEFNPKAFKIEPNMKVEDLIRQLPGMQVDKDGKITAQGQAVPKVLVDGEEFFGDDPTLVTKNIRADMVDKVQLYDKKSDQATFTGIDDGEKTKTINIKLKEDKKNGYFGKVDAGIGTDGFYQGQGLYNRFKGKKKFSAYTTVSNTGKTGLGWEDNNKLGTSEGLQFGDSGEIYINGGDDDDLESWDGRYNGRGIPIARTGGLHFDNKWNADKESINTNYKIGDLSVNGTANTLTQNNLPGRVLNSNSDETTNNSVFRQKLDAMFQVKLDTTSNLKFTVDGTVKNTKTRTSDNSQSFENDLLLNKQDRHLTNDADGKIFNATAFYNKKLKKAGRTFSVSLATGINDSKAQGYLNAHTDYYTKGILDSTKVVDQYKTNDTKSTKFLSNATYTEPLSKSFSLVLNYGVNINNANSNRQSFDQSAPGVYNLLNDSLSSNYKFNQFANQGGAIFNYKKGKQTLNFGTKVSDVRFKQVDEETGNAFKRSFTNWNPQASYQYRISQQQSFRFNYNGNPTQPTIDQIQPIRINNDPLNITLGNPNLDPSFTHRVSANYNSYKVLSGQSIWLNGSYSVTTNPIVSNITTDTTGKSTIQYLNLPGKKPSNFYGSVYLSRKIPNPEFYIGLNFNVNGSTYFSLKNSALNKTTSNSYRGGLSIDKYVAKKYNFSIQAGPTYSTGQSSLQPDLNNNGRGFSGNARFNVYLPGKIQVGADGDYTYQAATQSFATDFRQFIVNANLTKSFMKDETLKLSLSGNDLLNQNQGFSRNADGQSINQSRYTTIKRYFMLSVIWDFNKLGGGAPKK
- a CDS encoding GLPGLI family protein; this encodes MKNSILLLLLACFVSSSLLAQNAHFTTAGTIEYEKKVNMYAIIKKRLGKEEDNSFGQQAFEQYKKTQPQFKTLVSTLTFTGNKTFFNPAPAPETTGNGWFGNEPSATQNNIVYTDLNTNVSTTNKKVFEEQFLVKDTVRKINWKITDETREIAGFTCRRANAIVMDSVYVVAFYSDEIPVSGGPESFTGLPGMILGVALPHDNITWFATKVTDMPVAETALKVPNKGKAVDYKGLVTTLNKALKSWGEYAQQYFRVFLL